From the genome of Vicia villosa cultivar HV-30 ecotype Madison, WI linkage group LG2, Vvil1.0, whole genome shotgun sequence, one region includes:
- the LOC131647620 gene encoding transcription factor bHLH36, translating to MEENKKWMHKETERQRRQEMANLCTNLRSLLPLEYIKGKRSISDHVNEAMNYINHLQTKVKQLEAKKEELKMISSLNTNVPQNDSSCSATNLQPFVIVQPFPGGIEIVCSYSFKKCLFPLSKVLLMVIKEGLNVISCTSNKIDGRFIYTIRSEDSIMTGIDCSELQRKLTEAISSSSLPESSSEPENWQYLEKTVYFENF from the exons ATGGAAGAAAACAAGAAGTGGATGCATAAAGAGACAGAAAGACAAAGAAGACAAGAGATGGCCAACCTCTGCACCAACCTTAGATCTCTTCTTCCTTTAGAGTATATTAAG GGAAAACGCTCGATTTCGGATCATGTGAATGAGGCTATGAATTATATCAACCACTTACAAACCAAGGTGAAGCAGTTAGAAGCTAAGAAGGAAGAGTTAAAGATGATATCTAGTTTGAATACAAATGTCCCTCAAAATGACTCTAGTTGTAGTGCTACCAATCTTCAACCCTTTGTTATTGTTCAACCTTTCCCCGGAGGAATTGAGATTGTGTGCAGTTACAGCTTCAAGAAGTGTTTGTTTCCTTTGTCAAAAGTGCTTCTCATGGTGATTAAAGAAGGGCTTAATGTTATAAGCTGCACTTCCAACAAAATAGATGGCAGATTCATATACACCATACGATCTGAG GATTCGATAATGACTGGCATTGATTGCTCTGAACTGCAACGAAAACTTACCGAAGCAATATCATCTTCAA GTTTACCAGAGAGTTCATCTGAACCAGAAAATTGGCAATATCTTGAGAAAACtgtatattttgaaaatttctga
- the LOC131653205 gene encoding receptor-like serine/threonine-protein kinase At4g25390, whose product MFPLTPLKFQLPTQLPLSSSLPFSKFNKTQKPFYFLISTMLSRKLFQSQPYTSSPHLLPRRHHHILIPLLAATAVLLTILLFFIFLFRRTRKKRTAPFSITDDNPPHRFSYSLLRRATNSFSVPLGHGGFGTVFSGTLSSKPIAVKLMDSSSQQGEREFHNELFFSSKLRSLYIVPPLGFSSDPKRCRFLLVYPLMQNGNLQDALLKRKCSELFNWSKRFEIVMDIAKGLCYLHSFDPPVIHGDIKPSNILLDCEFAAKIGDFGLARVKSEAVRVDVELLDIDSEDEMKKRDGDLECGGVRVVIDDCGSVESVHTTFFEDGANLGLEQSPMASPMTIALAASPGFDKASVKSEKDVVSVEDGKRNGKGVAGNSVRDWWWKHDNEVAGLTPVGEGKKVKDYVMDWIGREVKSEKSELVEEKIEKKKKEKKKNKKHKLEWWESMDEENVGGVMKKDKRKSVREWWKEEYCEEAAKEKKKKNKIKNKKKKGVENDDGVSVDDNWWMSDDTLYGDRKKEKRRSRNNRGSVDWWLDGFSGELWRARRNSFDSASGDIPKSGGVSSTPSMRGTICYVAPEFGYGEDVSEKCDVYSFGILLLVIISGRRPLQVTGSPMSEFQRANLLSWARHCARNGKLIELVDESIQSLNKDQALICIKVALLCLLKSPTRRPSMKEVVGMLSGELEPPQLPVEYSPSTPSRFPFKCRKKNQGR is encoded by the coding sequence atgtttccACTTACTCCATTAAAATTTCAACTCCCAACCCAACTCCcactttcttcttctctccctttCTCTAAATTCAACAAAACCCAAAAACCTTTCTATTTTCTCATCTCCACCATGCTTTCCCGTAAACTCTTTCAATCTCAGCCGTACACGTCATCACCACATCTTCTACCTCGCCGCCACCACCACATTTTAATTCCTCTCCTCGCCGCAACCGCCGTCTTACTAACCATCCTCCTCTTTTTTATCTTCCTCTTCCGCCGCACCCGTAAAAAACGCACCGCTCCATTCTCAATCACCGACGATAATCCACCGCACCGGTTCTCCTACTCCCTCCTCCGCCGTGCTACAAACTCCTTCTCAGTTCCACTCGGTCATGGCGGATTTGGTACCGTCTTCTCCGGCACTCTCTCTTCGAAACCGATCGCTGTTAAgctcatggatagttcatctcaGCAAGGTGAACGAGAGTTTCACAACGAACTCTTCTTCTCTTCGAAGCTTCGGTCTCTTTATATAGTTCCTCCGTTAGGGTTTTCGTCTGATCCTAAACGGTGCCGTTTTCTTCTAGTTTATCCTTTGATGCAAAACGGTAATCTTCAAGACGCGCTTTTGAAGCGTAAGTGTTCTGAGCTTTTTAATTGGAGTAAAAGGTTTGAAATTGTGATGGATATAGCTAAGGGACTTTGTTATCTTCACTCTTTTGATCCTCCGGTTATACACGGTGATATAAAGCCTAGTAATATTCTTTTAGATTGTGAATTTGCTGCCAAAATTGGTGATTTTGGACTTGCGCGGGTGAAATCGGAGGCGGTTAGGGTTGATGTTGAGCTTTTGGATATTGATAGTGAGGATGAAATGAAGAAAAGGGATGGGGATTTGGAGTGTGGTGGTGTTAGGGTTGtgattgatgattgtggatcTGTGGAAAGTGTTCATACTACTTTTTTTGAAGATGGTGCTAATTTGGGTTTGGAGCAATCTCCGATGGCGTCGCCTATGACGATAGCTTTGGCAGCGTCGCCGGGGTTTGATAAGGCTAGTGTGAAGAGTGAGAAGGATGTGGTTAGTGTTGAGGATGGTAAGAGGAATGGGAAAGGGGTTGCGGGTAATTCGGTTAGGGATTGGTGGTGGAAACATGATAATGAGGTTGCAGGTTTGACGCCGGTTGGGGAAGGTAAGAAGGTGAAGGattatgtgatggattggattggaagggaagtgaaaagtgaaaagagtGAATTAGTGGAAGAGAagattgagaagaagaagaaggagaagaagaagaacaagaagcatAAATTGGAATGGTGGGAATCAATGGATGAGGAAAACGTTGGTGGGGTGATGAAGAAGGATAAGAGAAAGTCGGTTAGGGAATGGTGGAAGGAGGAATATTGTGAAGAGGCTGCaaaggagaaaaagaagaagaataagattaagaataagaagaaaaaaGGCGTAGAAAATGATGATGGCGTTAGCGTTGATGATAATTGGTGGATGAGTGATGATACATTATACGGGgatagaaagaaggaaaagagaagaaGTAGAAATAATCGCGGTAGTGTTGATTGGTGGTTAGACGGGTTTAGTGGCGAGTTATGGAGAGCACGTAGGAATAGTTTTGATTCAGCTAGTGGAGACATTCCAAAGAGTGGTGGTGTGAGTAGTACACCAAGTATGAGAGGAACTATTTGTTATGTTGCTCCCGAGTTTGGCTATGGTGAAGATGTATCCGAAAAATGTGATGTTTATAGCTTTGGGATCTTGTTGCTTGTTATCATTTCCGGGAGGCGCCCACTTCAAGTGACAGGTTCACCAATGTCAGAGTTTCAAAGAGCAAATCTTTTGTCATGGGCACGCCATTGTGCAAGAAACGGTAAGCTTATTGAGTTGGTTGATGAATCTATTCAGTCATTGAATAAGGACCAGGCTCTGATCTGCATCAAAGTGGCTTTGCTTTGTTTGCTAAAGTCACCTACTCGGCGTCCTTCAATGAAGGAGGTTGTCGGGATGCTAAGCGGAGAGCTGGAACCACCCCAGTTGCCTGTTGAGTATTCGCCTTCAACCCCTTCTCGCTTCCCTTTCAAATGTAGGAAGAAAAACCAAGGCCGGTAA